A genome region from Salvia splendens isolate huo1 chromosome 19, SspV2, whole genome shotgun sequence includes the following:
- the LOC121778967 gene encoding uncharacterized protein LOC121778967: MIVATWNVRGMQQPCKHAAVVDIIRSNEVDVMGLLETKMEATCLKYLLENYFPNWKSINNFHDIPGGRMLLLWNPDTADVVPISIGEQTINAKIKCLISNNFFNFSLVYGLYSPTQRLPIWESLIEFIVEEQPGLVSGDLNCVMAPDERVGDRCKLTWTNGTRFSKSDRVLVNEAWHNSNYVAATVFQPTRYHSDHSPAITTLFGERISFPKPFKFFNFWTKYAGYDPLVKEKWLSNVRGAAQFVLPGRGKEMKKHLKELNFKETSLISQIATDATTMLERLQLQLDTDTNNEQLQTQVKALKVEAEIFCRWEMQFFTQKAKNKHLLLSDRNTSFFHGLAKRNIARNYIAFLCSEDGLVIKDQMEINRKFVVYYSNLFGTKRAAQPINVDIVQNGYMLNTEESWDMIKIVTDEEIKEAMFSIGDDKAPVGDDVTKAVKEFFRTRKLLRRINTTVVSLIPKTSSNPKVRDYRPIPWCNVIYKVITKIISKRIGPSLLKFVNQAQSAFIPGRNIMDNVYLAHELLKGYMVKRSTPRFAVKIDLRKAYDTIN; the protein is encoded by the exons ATGATAGTTGCAACTTGGAATGTGAGGGGCATGCAGCAGCCCTGCAAACATGCTGCAGTCGTCGACATAATCAGATCAAATGAAGTCGACGTCATGGGTCTACTTGAGACCAAAATGGAGGCGACTTGCCTTaaatatttattggaaaattaCTTTCCAAATTGGAAGTCAATCAACAACTTCCATGATATACCTGGTGGGCGAATGTTGTTGCTTTGGAACCCGGATACGGCGGATGTGGTGCCGATCAGTATTGGTGAACAAACCATCAACGCTAAAATCAAGTGTTTAATTTCCAATAATTTCTTTAACTTTTCGCTTGTATATGGTTTATATAGCCCAACTCAGCGTTTGCCAATCTGGGAGTCGTTGATCGAGTTTATTGTAGAGGAGCAACCTGGCCTAGTCAGTGGAGATCTGAATTGCGTAATGGCTCCAGATGAAAGGGTCGGGGATC GTTGCAAGCTAACTTGGACCAATGGTACAAGATTCAGCAAAAGTGACCGAGTCCTTGTCAATGAAGCATGGCACAATAGTAACTACGTCGCTGCCACAGTGTTCCAGCCAACACGCTACCACTCGGACCACTCCCCAGCAATCACCACTCTCTTTGGTGAACGGATATCATTTCCGAAGCCATTTAAGTTCTTCAACTTTTGGACTAAATATGCAGGTTATGATCCATTGGTGAAGGAAAAATGGCTTTCCAATGTCAGAGGTGCGGCGCAATTTGTATTACCTGGAAGGGGAAAGGAGATGAAGAAACATCTCAAGGAGTTAAACTTCAAAGAAACAAGCCTTATCTCCCAAATAGCAACCGATGCAACAACCATGCTGGAAAGGCTACAACTTCAGCTGGATACTGACACGAACAACGAACAACTTCAAACACAAGTCAAGGCTCTTAAGGTGGAGGCCGAAATATTTTGCCGATGGGAAATGCAATTCTTCACTCAGAAAGCAAAGAACAAACATCTCCTCTTGAGTGACCGTAACACCTCTTTCTTCCATGGGCTGGCCAAGAGGAACATCGCAAGGAACTACATTGCCTTCCTATGTAGCGAGGATGGATTAGTTATCAAAGACCAGATGGAGATCAACCGGAAGTTTGTGGTCTACTACTCCAACCTTTTTGGAACCAAAAGGGCCGCCCAACCAATTAACGTGGACATCGTACAAAATGGGTACATGCTGAATACCGAGGAGAGTTGGGACATGATCAAGATTGTTACTGATGAAGAGATTAAGGAGGCCATGTTTAGCATTGGCGATGACAAGGCGCCGG TGGGCGACGACGTTACCAAAGCAGTTAAAGAATTCTTCAGGACTCGGAAACTTTTGAGGCGTATCAACACCACAGTAGTGTCCCTCATCCCTAAAACTTCATCGAATCCGAAAGTGAGAGACTACAGGCCAATTCCTTGGTGCAATGTGATATATAAAGTGATCACTAAGATCATATCTAAGAGGATCGGGCCCTCGCTTCTGAAGTTTGTGAACCAAGCTCAGTCGGCGTTCATCCCTGGGCGCAACATTATGGACAATGTCTACCTTGCACACGAACTTTTGAAGGGCTACATGGTTAAAAGATCTACTCCCCGGTTTGCTGTGAAGATCGATCTAAGAAAAGCTTACGACACAATCAATTAG